A stretch of Pseudoclavibacter chungangensis DNA encodes these proteins:
- a CDS encoding maleylpyruvate isomerase family mycothiol-dependent enzyme, whose amino-acid sequence MSDSIAPDRPFFTPSPRVAGDWSAHIATSLDRTADVLVGFDEAQWSAPSLCEGWTVRDVVGHLVWRVGAPSGEMLSTASKAYFGHHVSPDRAIDDLARTEAEAPTAALVADLRRIADTKMQGIGRTGITELTEVVVHAFDITEALGVPLRLSPRSTSAVAVARTRIPFSAARRAVASSTLCASDARWCIGRGPRREATAGRLIAALFGRLPLPPVTSD is encoded by the coding sequence GTGTCCGATTCCATCGCCCCCGACCGGCCGTTCTTCACGCCGTCGCCACGCGTCGCAGGCGACTGGAGCGCCCACATCGCGACGTCGCTCGACCGCACCGCCGATGTGCTGGTGGGATTCGACGAGGCGCAGTGGTCGGCCCCGAGTCTGTGCGAGGGGTGGACGGTTCGCGATGTCGTCGGCCATCTCGTGTGGCGCGTCGGCGCCCCGAGCGGGGAGATGCTGTCGACGGCGTCGAAGGCGTACTTCGGTCACCACGTGTCTCCCGACCGGGCGATCGACGATCTCGCGCGAACGGAGGCCGAGGCCCCGACCGCCGCGCTCGTCGCCGATCTGCGTCGTATCGCCGACACGAAGATGCAGGGGATCGGCCGGACGGGGATCACCGAGCTGACGGAGGTCGTCGTCCACGCCTTCGACATCACGGAGGCGCTCGGCGTGCCGCTGCGGCTGAGCCCGCGCTCCACGAGCGCCGTCGCCGTGGCCCGCACGCGCATCCCGTTCTCGGCCGCCCGGCGCGCGGTCGCGAGTTCGACGCTGTGCGCGAGCGACGCACGCTGGTGCATCGGCCGGGGCCCCCGGCGCGAAGCGACCGCGGGGCGCCTCATCGCCGCACTCTTCGGACGTCTCCCGCTCCCGCCCGTCACGTCGGACTGA
- a CDS encoding bifunctional riboflavin kinase/FAD synthetase: MHVITDLDRVPADVAPSAITIGKFDGLHIGHVRLVERLRAEARERGLNPVVVTFDRHPASVFAPDRVPDPVVSPRQRLELLRRAGITATCVLAFDDDFAALSPLAFIRDVCVGALGARLFLVGRDFTFGARGEGNVDTLLAHADELGYEVVVADDETGPDGERASSTRVRELLAAGDVTGVARVLGRPHVVSGEVVHGAKRGRELGFPTANLDPDIEGLVPADGVYAGWFHDGESVYPTAISVGNNPTFEGVPQKQVEAFVIDAELDLYGHRVQLSFVERIRGMQRFDGVDDLVARMNEDVVDARRILGVPPSSGA; this comes from the coding sequence ATGCACGTCATCACTGACCTCGATCGTGTCCCGGCGGACGTCGCGCCGAGCGCGATCACGATCGGGAAGTTCGACGGACTGCACATCGGGCACGTCCGTCTCGTCGAGCGGCTCCGCGCCGAGGCCCGCGAACGCGGCCTGAACCCGGTCGTCGTGACGTTCGATCGTCACCCCGCCTCGGTGTTCGCACCCGATCGGGTGCCGGATCCCGTCGTCTCGCCGCGTCAACGGCTCGAGTTGCTCCGGCGCGCCGGTATCACGGCGACGTGCGTCCTCGCCTTCGACGACGACTTCGCGGCGCTGAGCCCGCTCGCGTTCATCCGCGACGTGTGCGTGGGGGCGCTCGGCGCGAGGCTGTTCCTCGTCGGGCGCGACTTCACGTTCGGGGCACGCGGCGAGGGGAACGTCGACACGCTCCTCGCGCACGCCGACGAGCTCGGCTACGAGGTCGTCGTCGCCGACGACGAGACCGGGCCGGACGGCGAGCGCGCGTCGTCGACGCGCGTGCGCGAGCTGCTCGCCGCGGGCGACGTCACGGGCGTCGCGCGCGTCCTCGGTCGTCCCCACGTCGTGTCCGGCGAGGTCGTCCACGGCGCGAAGCGTGGGCGCGAACTCGGGTTCCCGACGGCGAACCTCGACCCCGACATCGAGGGGCTCGTTCCCGCCGACGGCGTGTACGCGGGGTGGTTCCACGACGGTGAGAGCGTGTATCCGACGGCGATCTCGGTGGGCAACAATCCGACGTTCGAGGGGGTCCCGCAGAAGCAGGTCGAGGCCTTCGTGATCGATGCCGAGCTCGATCTGTACGGCCATCGTGTCCAGCTCTCGTTCGTCGAACGCATCCGGGGCATGCAGCGCTTCGACGGGGTGGACGATCTCGTCGCGCGCATGAACGAGGACGTCGTCGACGCACGGCGCATTCTCGGGGTCCCGCCGTCCTCGGGGGCGTAG